Proteins encoded in a region of the Candidatus Cloacimonadota bacterium genome:
- a CDS encoding pyruvate phosphate dikinase, which produces MDKLVSKALTENLRATKVAQIELDESAKWLLDLSHDYFGVNQRLRSFLDELYHPFVNPVITLNLMRSSILGDLWWFTGHAESEEVLQIVLYLYKKAEALCSKENERKQLFSDFLELCQALCEQNLSHIYDDLVKMLGTYTEKYLSLFVRISTQTRRAMVMLSEKCHQKDVCLNLLRRILNENLKYWQRNTDINSWLLALKNKPEEIDLSQLPGSQFYTYWQHYLEQATSTEDYKIVPAFTEIATLHRDYIREFTSLSHRVQYIFFLLGQATMLDMMDHLLWDLNRQLADMYLELSVDEVHDMIDTVFETLKPFTVSHMSIVLDCVLTIGKAVLKGSNSTLHKHIIDRIIDLGFTAPGEVRISEDWQTEVDKNHVKHLRILLELIAINPLQNKDLLAFTIISLSKYGVFISDTDLFQKDVSAFLSTNITPIFVQSKHLLRKFPVFFNEIGAEGEIRDASTNLDELTQRKDRLIHFLRKQVHTESNNTHITLIERILRYWITLDPKPLQNIIPADVWQGIQELNERTREQSRVTNNFLANNKLTDTELLSLSWQKVEILFANLAEDYFNKRLKLLCYCHFLLKDKYNLDPYDIVKFLSRYSFFDGHEQIRLKSSLTRRDYDSSIRQMLNYIGRLNSQILDPKPTSPWENIYYKRHIAAGIPSMYGMYREPKLEAMGMVFRLENVIRRLFERSVGQLNLSYINGKTMRRIVRILEIYDFAMRQEMVTSDAFTTALAMLSSVQNVSTLSLDQYLDIFNLLKDSVNELVNEYYYRFYDYQLTKAREDKDSRTRTEIFAEEFYRNLLSSSFLVQGLDNFITRILESLTEMRRLFSKENIVKLMSYDPDRLFFHLYTRNSRIENQVLLGSKAFFLKRMHQYEFPIPPGFVITTDLFRNRDIINTHPDISSEFDQLLWENLHKMERYTGLGFGNPQKPLLFSVRSGAPMSLPGAMDTFLNIGLTDEITLKLSLRPNYGWTAWDCYRRLIQSWGMAYGIARDEFDNVMIDYKKRYDIKQKTQFSPQQMREMVDDYKQVLARYNVALEQDPYSQLYKSISHVLDSWNTLRAKKYRSKLHIAEEWGTAVIIQKMVLGNISLDSGTGVLFTHADWHKEPGIFLNGDFTLCSQGEDVVAGLVHTLPISEAERINRDGDMSLEKDFPSLYQRLLRYAKQLIVEHNYPHQEIEFTFEGNSEKQLYILQTRNQIIHKSPEYQVLGSTDTQLESLGSGIGIGKGAVNGIIVIKQEDIDRFKDQGDALILVRPDTVPDDMMLLFECQGLLTSRGGVTSHAAVTATRLGLIGVVNCRDLVVDEENSTCSIKDVELKAGDKITLDANGGTIYLGHHPLQSVQSLV; this is translated from the coding sequence GTGGATAAATTAGTTTCTAAAGCTCTTACGGAAAATCTGCGAGCCACCAAAGTGGCGCAGATAGAATTGGATGAATCCGCAAAGTGGCTTCTTGATCTTTCCCATGATTATTTTGGCGTGAATCAACGCTTACGCAGTTTCCTTGATGAATTGTATCATCCCTTTGTGAATCCGGTTATTACCCTTAATTTGATGCGTTCCAGTATATTGGGCGATCTTTGGTGGTTTACTGGTCATGCAGAATCAGAAGAAGTTCTTCAAATAGTATTGTACCTATACAAAAAAGCTGAAGCTCTTTGCAGTAAGGAGAATGAACGTAAACAGCTTTTCAGCGACTTTTTAGAGCTTTGCCAAGCGCTTTGTGAGCAAAATTTGTCCCATATCTACGACGACTTGGTGAAAATGTTAGGCACATATACAGAAAAGTATCTTAGCCTCTTTGTAAGAATCAGCACTCAAACCCGCAGAGCCATGGTTATGCTCAGCGAAAAATGCCATCAGAAAGATGTTTGCCTTAATCTTTTGCGCCGGATATTGAATGAAAATCTCAAGTATTGGCAGAGGAATACAGATATAAATTCTTGGCTGCTTGCTTTGAAAAATAAACCAGAAGAAATTGATCTTTCGCAGCTTCCCGGTTCTCAGTTCTATACTTATTGGCAGCATTACCTTGAGCAAGCCACATCTACAGAAGATTATAAAATCGTTCCCGCCTTTACAGAGATTGCCACGCTGCATCGGGATTATATTCGAGAATTTACTTCGCTTAGCCACAGGGTGCAATATATCTTTTTCCTTTTGGGACAAGCCACAATGCTAGATATGATGGATCATCTCTTGTGGGATCTAAATCGGCAATTAGCAGATATGTATCTGGAGCTTTCTGTGGATGAAGTCCACGATATGATCGATACTGTTTTCGAGACCTTAAAGCCATTTACTGTTTCCCACATGAGCATTGTGCTGGATTGTGTATTAACTATCGGGAAGGCAGTGTTGAAGGGCAGCAATTCTACTTTGCATAAGCATATAATAGACCGCATTATAGATCTTGGGTTCACTGCTCCTGGTGAAGTGCGAATTTCCGAAGATTGGCAGACAGAAGTAGATAAAAACCATGTAAAACATCTTCGCATTCTCCTCGAACTGATTGCAATAAATCCTCTGCAGAACAAAGACCTACTGGCTTTTACGATTATCAGCCTAAGCAAGTACGGTGTGTTTATTTCGGATACAGACCTTTTTCAAAAAGATGTTTCAGCCTTTTTGAGCACAAATATCACACCAATATTTGTCCAATCCAAACACCTCTTACGCAAGTTTCCCGTATTTTTCAATGAGATAGGAGCGGAAGGAGAAATTCGCGATGCCAGCACAAATTTGGATGAACTCACGCAACGAAAAGACCGCTTGATTCATTTTCTTCGCAAACAGGTTCACACAGAGAGTAATAATACTCACATTACTCTTATTGAGAGGATTCTGCGCTATTGGATTACCCTGGATCCCAAACCATTACAAAACATCATCCCGGCTGATGTGTGGCAAGGCATCCAAGAACTAAATGAACGAACTCGAGAGCAAAGTCGCGTAACCAATAATTTTCTTGCAAATAACAAGCTTACGGATACCGAATTGCTTTCGCTATCTTGGCAAAAGGTAGAAATCCTTTTTGCAAATCTTGCTGAAGACTATTTTAATAAACGACTAAAACTGCTTTGCTATTGCCATTTTTTGCTAAAAGATAAATACAATCTGGATCCCTACGATATCGTGAAATTTCTTTCCCGTTATAGCTTCTTTGATGGACATGAACAAATCCGCTTAAAAAGTAGCTTAACAAGGCGGGATTACGACAGTTCTATCCGCCAGATGCTTAACTATATCGGCAGATTGAACTCTCAGATTTTGGATCCCAAACCCACCAGTCCCTGGGAAAATATCTATTACAAGCGTCACATCGCTGCTGGAATTCCATCCATGTATGGCATGTACAGAGAACCTAAACTTGAAGCAATGGGCATGGTATTCCGCCTCGAAAACGTGATTCGCCGTCTCTTTGAGCGTAGCGTTGGGCAACTCAACTTAAGCTATATCAATGGTAAAACAATGCGTAGAATAGTACGTATACTGGAAATCTACGATTTTGCCATGCGTCAAGAGATGGTTACAAGCGATGCCTTCACTACTGCATTGGCAATGCTGAGTTCCGTGCAAAATGTTTCAACTCTCTCATTAGATCAGTATCTGGATATCTTCAATTTGCTCAAAGATAGCGTCAATGAATTGGTAAATGAGTATTATTATCGTTTCTACGACTATCAATTAACTAAAGCAAGAGAAGACAAAGACAGTCGCACAAGAACTGAGATCTTTGCCGAAGAGTTTTATCGGAACCTACTCTCATCATCTTTCCTCGTGCAAGGTTTGGACAATTTTATCACCCGAATCCTAGAATCCCTTACTGAGATGCGAAGATTGTTTAGTAAAGAAAATATTGTTAAACTAATGTCCTACGATCCGGACCGTCTATTCTTTCATCTCTACACCCGTAACTCCCGCATCGAAAACCAGGTTCTTTTAGGCTCCAAAGCCTTTTTTCTTAAGCGTATGCACCAATATGAATTTCCCATTCCTCCTGGTTTTGTGATTACTACAGACCTCTTCCGAAATAGGGATATTATCAATACACATCCTGATATTTCAAGCGAATTCGACCAACTTTTATGGGAAAACTTGCATAAAATGGAGCGTTATACCGGGCTAGGTTTTGGCAATCCCCAAAAACCACTACTATTCTCTGTAAGATCAGGTGCCCCTATGAGCTTACCCGGCGCTATGGATACCTTCTTGAATATTGGGCTCACAGATGAAATTACGCTCAAGCTTTCGCTACGTCCTAATTATGGCTGGACAGCATGGGATTGTTACCGGCGCCTAATTCAAAGCTGGGGAATGGCTTACGGCATTGCACGCGATGAATTTGATAACGTGATGATTGATTATAAAAAACGCTACGATATTAAGCAAAAAACCCAATTTAGCCCACAACAAATGCGGGAAATGGTGGATGACTATAAACAGGTGCTGGCACGTTACAACGTTGCCTTGGAGCAGGATCCCTATAGTCAGCTCTATAAATCAATCTCCCATGTTTTGGATAGTTGGAATACTCTGCGGGCAAAGAAATATCGTTCCAAGCTGCATATTGCTGAAGAATGGGGCACAGCTGTGATTATCCAAAAAATGGTTCTGGGAAACATTTCTTTAGATAGTGGAACCGGAGTACTCTTTACCCATGCAGATTGGCACAAGGAGCCCGGAATCTTTTTGAATGGAGATTTTACTCTGTGCAGCCAAGGAGAAGATGTAGTAGCGGGGCTGGTACATACTTTACCAATTTCAGAAGCAGAACGTATTAATCGCGATGGCGATATGTCGCTGGAAAAAGACTTCCCGTCTTTGTATCAGAGACTTTTGCGCTATGCTAAACAACTGATAGTAGAGCATAATTATCCACATCAGGAGATCGAGTTTACTTTCGAAGGCAATTCTGAAAAGCAGCTCTATATTCTACAAACACGTAATCAGATTATTCATAAAAGTCCTGAGTATCAAGTATTGGGTAGCACAGATACCCAATTGGAAAGTCTGGGCAGTGGAATCGGAATCGGTAAAGGTGCAGTAAACGGAATCATTGTGATAAAACAGGAAGATATCGATCGTTTCAAAGATCAGGGCGATGCTTTAATTTTGGTGCGCCCGGATACCGTACCGGACGATATGATGCTGCTCTTTGAATGTCAGGGACTCTTGACCTCACGGGGAGGAGTAACGTCACACGCAGCAGTAACAGCCACTCGTTTGGGCTTGATCGGAGTGGTCAATTGCCGTGATTTGGTGGTGGATGAGGAGAATTCTACATGTAGTATCAAGGATGTGGAACTTAAAGCAGGAGATAAGATTACTTTAGATGCAAACGGGGGAACCATCTATTTAGGTCACCATCCCCTGCAAAGTGTACAATCATTAGTATAA